Genomic window (Candidatus Binataceae bacterium):
TGACTATGCACGGGGGCGGGGCGCTGTCGGCTCGCGATATCGATTGGGGCTTCGTTTCCGTCGTGGTGATGGCCGCCGTGTCGATCCCCTCTTTTCTCAAACTCTCTCCTCACGCCGGCGCGGAGATTTCTGGGCGCGCTCCGGCTTCCGATCAGGGCGAGATTTCAAGCGCCGCGGCGCATTAATTGTGATTTGCCATGGGTGAGGCTCGCTGCCGCCTTTGTTCCACCGCAGACGTAACTTTGAAGCATGTCTCCCATGCCAGAACCCGCTACAGTAGGAGTTATACGCAAAGGACCTTGGCCCGCAGGGGAGGGGACCGAATGAGAACTAGCGGGGGGTACTACGCTGGTCGGCGGGCGGTCCCAAGATCGGCGAGAAGCAATCAAGCTGGCCACGCGGCCAGTACTTGGGCGTCAATCCCAGGCGCACCGCCAAGGCGTGACGGATACGCGCGGGCATCGTGCTGGCGCTGAAGCGGGCCTGCCGCCACCATCCCACGCGCGTGCTCAGTTTGCGAACCTGGCCGCTGATCGTGACTACGGGCGAGCGGAAAACCACGTTGCCGGTGCCATCTTCGTACAGCGTGCCCGCGATTTGAATCTCGTGCGAGGCTTCGATGGTAACGTCGCCTTGCGCGGTCATTGTCGTGCCTGCCGGAATGACAAAATCGCCAGTCACGATCGTACCGCGCAGTTCGCCCCCGCGGTTGCATCCGGCCGCGGTCGCGGTCAGGGCGAACAGGGCTGCTCCTGCCAGCCCCAACCTCCGTGACTTTGGCGCTACCATATGAGCGTGCAGCACGTCACCGTCGCGCGCGTCGTGCGCACGAGCGATCACGCGCGCTACGGAATGTATCCCCGGTCAGTAGCATGGGCTTCCTTGTTAAGCTGGCCTAGCTCCGCGCGCCCAGAATGCGGCGCATGTCGCCGACCATCGTGCTCACCGTGACTACCTCGCCGTCGTACTCGCGCCGCTCGCGGCCGTCGGGTCCTAGAATGAATACCCCAGCAAGATGGGCCACCGAACCGTCGGCTTGGCGCACTCGGCGAAGCTGAAAATCGGCTAGCAGCTGATCCACGGTCTTCGGTGAAGCAGTCAGGAATAGCCAGCCCTGCTGCAGGGCGCCCTGCTGACGGGCATATTGGGCGAGCTGATGGGGCCCGTCGTGCTCGGGGTCGATGGTGATCGAAACCATAGTAAAGCGCCGACCCAGCGCCGGCGCCATCTGGGCGGCCACGCGCGCCATTTTCTGGGTCAGAGTCAGACACGGACCCGGGCAGCTCGTATAAATGAAATCCACCAGCACCGGCTTGCCCTTGAGCGAGGCGAGCGTTAACTCGCGCCCGCTTTGATCCTGCATCTTGAGCGCGGGTAGACAGTCGGCCCGATTGAAAGCGTCATAGGCGCCGGCGGGCGCTCGCCAATGACAGGCGGAAAGGGCGGTCAAGACCAGCATCGCCAACAGCCA
Coding sequences:
- a CDS encoding SCO family protein — translated: MSKKLPGSNRDRPFLTKAANQLDGRFRLAANRLEAAQGRWLLAMLVLTALSACHWRAPAGAYDAFNRADCLPALKMQDQSGRELTLASLKGKPVLVDFIYTSCPGPCLTLTQKMARVAAQMAPALGRRFTMVSITIDPEHDGPHQLAQYARQQGALQQGWLFLTASPKTVDQLLADFQLRRVRQADGSVAHLAGVFILGPDGRERREYDGEVVTVSTMVGDMRRILGARS